The bacterium genome segment CATTAATGGAAAAGTTTAACCTTACCCAGGACGAAATAGCAAAGCGGGTCGGTAAAAGTCGACCAGCTATCGCCAACGCATTGCGAATACTAAAACTTCCGGAACAAATCCTTAAATTGCTTAAGGAGCGAAAAATAACTGCTGGTCACGCGAGAGTGCTTCTTGAGGAGAAAGACCCCATGAGACAGATGAGGCTCGCCAAGCTTGCAGCCAGCCGCGGACTTTCTGTCGAGAGGCTGAGCATAATAGTGATGGGCAAAGCCCAAAAACGCAAACGAGCCAAAAAGCCCAAAGACCCTGAGCTGGCGGCACTCGAAGACGAACTGTCAATAGTTTTGGGAACGAGAACGGAAATAGTGCGGAAACGCCGCGGCGGAAAGCTTATCATCCACTTTACTGACGAGGAGCAACTAAGTGAACTGATAGGAAAGCTCATAACAGCAGAGGAAGAAAAGGAATAGACCCTCAATCCAAGACCACAACCTCGATGCCGAAAGCAATCCGAAATAACTTAATGTTCCTGCCTTTTATAGCGCTTTTGGTTATTCTCTTCATTCTGAATCCCAAGGAGGTAAAGAATTATCCTCTATTCGTCGACTGGCTAACGATAGCTGCTCTCACTGGACTGCTTGTGATAACGAACGGCATAAAAGAAAGTTCATTTTTCACATCCCTTTCGCGACGATTGCTTAGCGGAAGAGTTAATCAACGCGCTTTCGCTGTCCACCTCGTAATCCTGTCCACAATTTTGCCCATGATACTAACTAACGACATAGCATTGTTTCTTATCGTCCCGCTTACCTTTGGCTTCAGCAACTTTTTAGACATTGACTTCGAGAAAATAGTGGTATTCGAAGCAATATCGGTTAATGTCGGCTCGACGCTAACGCCTATAGGCAACCCACAAAACCTATTCATATGGCATCAGTGGAAAATATCTTTCTTCTCGTTCATCAAGGACATGTTTCCAGTTTTCGCCATAATGTTTGCGGTTCTTCTTTTGCTTGCCATAGCCGTTTTTCCGAGAAAAAGGATAACAGTGAAAAATTTTACCGAACCATCTGGCAACGGCAAAATCAGAAAAAGCCTGTTCTATATTTCGATGATACTTCTTGTCGTTTTCGTCCTGCTTATGGAACTAAGGCTTGCGCATTACTTTTTGCCTTTCGTGCTCATCATTTATCTCATATTCTTCCGCAATGTAATCATCCGCACTGACTGGGGCTTAATACTGCTTTTTGTCATCATGTTCATCGACTTTCACCTTCTCAGCCAACTCGGTGTCGTCTCGACACTTATGAGTAAAATAAACCTTTCCACACACGGGGGAGTTTTTCTAATATCGCTTGGTGTATCACAGTTAATAAGCAATGTTCCAGCAAGCGTTTTTATGGCGAAATTCACCCACGATTGGCACTCGATTGCTTATGGTGTTAATGTGGGCGGGAACGGTCTTGTAATAGCATCATTAGCGAATATTATAGCATTACGCCTCGCTGGCGGCGGGAAAATTTTCGCGCGTTTTCACAGGTATTCCATAGCCTATTTTGCTGTTACTGCTGGGCTGTCATATGTGCTATTTTTCCGCTGAACAATGACAACTTTTTCGGCGAAATTTTGCTTTGATTAATCACTTTTGATTTGAACAATCGCTATTTTTTGCTATTATTTGAGCAAAATATTTTCGAAAAGGAGGGGTGATGATAGACAGATATTCCCGCCCAAAGATGAAGGAAATCTGGTCGGATGAGAACCGTTTCAAAAAGTGGCTTGAGGTTGAGATAGCGGTTCTCGAGGCGCAGGCGGAGCTTGAGGAGATAGAGCATGAAGTGGTTGACGAGGTAAAGCAGAAGGCATCATTCACCATTGAGGAAATACGAAAAGCCGAAGAAGAAACTCATCATGAGATGGTCGCGTTCATAAATGTTATTCAATCGAAAATAAGCGACGAGGCTAAAAGATGGTTTCACTTCGGTCTGACATCATCGGACATAATGGATACTGCGCTCGCACTCCAACTTCGCGAGGCTTCCGACATTATCGCCGCCGACCTTAAAGCGGTAATGAACACAATAAAAAACCTGGCGCATAAATACCGCTACACTCCCATAATGGGCAGGACGCACGGCATGCACGCAGAACCCACGACATTCGGGTTGAAAGTCGCCGTGTGGTATGACGAATTCAATCGCCACAAGAAACGATTCAAAGAAGCGGTGGATCAGGTTCTGGTTGGCAAAATTTCAGGAGCTGTGGGCAATTTCGCGACAATAGACCCAGAGGTCGAGGAAAAAGTGCTTAAGAAACTAAAGTTAAAACCCGAAAAAGCAGCTACGCAAATAGTTCATCGCGATAGGCACGCTTTCTACATAGCAACATTGGCTTTAATAGCATCCACCATTGAAAAGATTGCCACGGAAATACGAAACCTTCAACGCACTGAGATAGCCGAGGTGGAAGAACCTTTCGCGGCGAAACAGAAAGGCTCGTCAGCTATGCCCCACAAAAGAAACCCCGTGAAGTCCGAACAGCTTTGCGGACTTGCAAGGTTGGTCCGCTCCTATGTTATACCCGCTATGGAAAACATTGTCCTGTGGCACGAGCGAGACATATCTC includes the following:
- a CDS encoding ParB/RepB/Spo0J family partition protein produces the protein MARKKTGLGKGLDAILPESLAEELELGEKTFAEIPLDNITPNPLQPRLEFNEESLAELAESIKAQGVLQPIIVVPNPEGGFMLIAGERRWRAAKLAGLSEIPAIILKRELSKEELLFVSLVENLQREDLDPVEEAQAYKALMEKFNLTQDEIAKRVGKSRPAIANALRILKLPEQILKLLKERKITAGHARVLLEEKDPMRQMRLAKLAASRGLSVERLSIIVMGKAQKRKRAKKPKDPELAALEDELSIVLGTRTEIVRKRRGGKLIIHFTDEEQLSELIGKLITAEEEKE
- a CDS encoding DUF1646 family protein, with translation MFLPFIALLVILFILNPKEVKNYPLFVDWLTIAALTGLLVITNGIKESSFFTSLSRRLLSGRVNQRAFAVHLVILSTILPMILTNDIALFLIVPLTFGFSNFLDIDFEKIVVFEAISVNVGSTLTPIGNPQNLFIWHQWKISFFSFIKDMFPVFAIMFAVLLLLAIAVFPRKRITVKNFTEPSGNGKIRKSLFYISMILLVVFVLLMELRLAHYFLPFVLIIYLIFFRNVIIRTDWGLILLFVIMFIDFHLLSQLGVVSTLMSKINLSTHGGVFLISLGVSQLISNVPASVFMAKFTHDWHSIAYGVNVGGNGLVIASLANIIALRLAGGGKIFARFHRYSIAYFAVTAGLSYVLFFR
- a CDS encoding adenylosuccinate lyase — translated: MIDRYSRPKMKEIWSDENRFKKWLEVEIAVLEAQAELEEIEHEVVDEVKQKASFTIEEIRKAEEETHHEMVAFINVIQSKISDEAKRWFHFGLTSSDIMDTALALQLREASDIIAADLKAVMNTIKNLAHKYRYTPIMGRTHGMHAEPTTFGLKVAVWYDEFNRHKKRFKEAVDQVLVGKISGAVGNFATIDPEVEEKVLKKLKLKPEKAATQIVHRDRHAFYIATLALIASTIEKIATEIRNLQRTEIAEVEEPFAAKQKGSSAMPHKRNPVKSEQLCGLARLVRSYVIPAMENIVLWHERDISHSSVERVILPDATTLIDYMLDRLNYILSGLRVNTDKMMENIMLTRGHIFSQRLMHRLIRAGLPRETAYLLVQGRAMASWAKGLDFREEVIKDGEIRRYISLEEIEALFDLDVYIRYVNYIFKRVFGGKR